TTCGGTGGTGGCGTCGGTCATGTGCGGTGGTTCCTTCCTCAGCCCGCGGCGACGGTGAGCGGTGCCCAGCGTCGGGCCCAGTCACCGGGGAGACCGGGGATGTCGCGGGTCATGACGGCGTTGAAGGCGATCGAGTCGAGTCCGCGGTCCTTCAGCCAGGCGAGGAGCTCTTCGTGGCGTACGTCGACATCGGTGCGCAGGGGGCGTTCGGTGGTGGCGGCCAGCGCCGTCACGAGGGACTGGGCCACGAGGGTGTCGCGGGCGATCAACGGGCCGATGACATGGGTCTCCATGTTGGGCCAGAGGGCCGCGTAGCCGATGAGTTCGCCGGAGCCGTCCTCGGCGACGAGCAGTCGATCCGCGAAGGCGGGCAGCCGCGTGATCATGTGCGTTCGATCGGTGCCGAACACTTCGGTGTCCAGCCCGATGATCCGCCCGATGTCCTCGGCGCCGGCGGGCCTGATCGAGGTCGTTCCGGCGCCGGGACCCCCGGTCGTCGGTGGTTCCGTCCGGAAGGTGCCCCTCAGCATCTCGGCGCGGCCCGTGGTGTCGAAACCGAGCTCCTCGTAGAGAGGTCGGCCGTAGGGGGTGGCATGGAGGGTGAGTGCGATGCCCTTGAGGACGTGGT
This region of Streptomyces sp. NBC_00513 genomic DNA includes:
- a CDS encoding GNAT family N-acetyltransferase — its product is MTPPQLTDLPIRALAMDDLLRCADLSEDRGWPREEHKWGLLLAAGDGYGIDAPDGRGLAAACVVTRYGGSPAAPELAAIGMVLVADRYARQGIGRRLMTHVCDHVLKGIALTLHATPYGRPLYEELGFDTTGRAEMLRGTFRTEPPTTGGPGAGTTSIRPAGAEDIGRIIGLDTEVFGTDRTHMITRLPAFADRLLVAEDGSGELIGYAALWPNMETHVIGPLIARDTLVAQSLVTALAATTERPLRTDVDVRHEELLAWLKDRGLDSIAFNAVMTRDIPGLPGDWARRWAPLTVAAG